DNA sequence from the Streptomyces cinnabarinus genome:
TACGACGTGGGCTTCAATCACTTCTTCCGGGGCAAGGACGAGGGCGACGGCGGCGACCAGGTCTTCTTCCAGGGGCACGCCTCTCCGGGCATCTACGCCCGCGCCTTCCTGCTGGACCGGCTCAGCGAGCAGAACCTGGACGCGTTCCGGCAGGAGAAGTCCAAGGCGCCGTACGGCCTGTCCTCGTACCCGCATCCGCGGCTGATGCCGGACTTCTGGGAGTTCCCGACGGTGTCGATGGGCCTCGGCCCGATCGGTGCGATCTTCCAGGCGCGGATGAACCGGTACATGGAGGCGCGGGGGATCGCGGACACCTCCAAGTCGCAGGTGTGGGCGTTCCTCGGCGACGGCGAGATGGACGAGCCGGAGTCGCTCGGCCAGCTGTCCATCGCCGCGCGGGAGGGCCTGGACAACCTCACCTTCGTGGTGAACTGCAACCTCCAGCGGCTCGATGGTCCGGTGCGCGGCAACGGCAAGATCATCCAGGAGCTGGAGTCGCAGTTCCGGGGTGCCGGCTGGAACGTCATCAAGCTGGTGTGGGACCGCACCTGGGACCCGCTGCTGGCCCAGGACCGGGACGGCGTGCTGGTCAACAAGATGAACACCACGCCGGACGGGCAGTTCCAGACCTACGCCACCGAGTCCGGTTCGTACATCCGCGATCACTTCTTCGGTGACGACCACCGGCTGCGGGCGATGGTCGAGGGCATGAGCGACGACCAGATCCTGCACCTGGGGCGCGGTGGTCACGACCACAAGAAGATCTTCGCGGCGTTCTCGGCGGCCAAGGCGCACAAGGGCCAGCCGACGGTGATCCTGGCCAAGACGATCAAGGGCTGGACGCTCGGTCCCAACTTCGAGGGCCGCAACGCCACGCACCAGATGAAGAAGCTGACGGTCGACGACCTCAAGCGCTTCCGCGACCGGCTGCACCTGCCGATCTCCGACAAGGAGCTGGAGTCCGGCGCGCCGCCGTACTACCACCCCGGGCGGGACACCGAGGAGATCCAGTACATGCACGACCGCCGCAACGCGCTGGGCGGGTATGTCCCGACCCGTGTGGTGCGGGCGAAGCCGTTGGCGCTGCCCGACGAGAAGACGTACGCGACCGTGAAGAAGGGCTCAGGTCAGCAGTCCATCGCGACGACCATGGCCTTTGTCCGGCTGCTCAAGGACCTCATGCGGGACAAGGAGATCGGCAAGCGGTTCGTGCTGATCGCGCCGGACGAGTACCGCACGTTCGGCATGGACTCCTTCTTCCCGAGCGCGAAGATCTACAACCCGCTCGGGCAGCAGTACGAGTCGGTGGACCGTGAGCTGCTGCTGGCGTACAAGGAGGCGCCGAACGGGCAGATGCTGCACGACGGCATCTCGGAGGCGGGCTGCACGGCCTCGCTGATCGCGGCGGGTTCGGCGTACGCCACGCACGGCGAGCCGCTGATCCCGGTCTACGTCTTCTACTCGATGTTCGGTTTCCAGCGCACCGGCGACCAGTTCTGGCAGATGGCGGACCAGCTCAGCCGTGGTTTCGTGCTCGGCGCGACCGCGGGCCGCACGACTCTGACCGGTGAGGGGCTCCAGCACGCGGACGGCCACTCCCAGCTGCTGGCCTCGACGAACCCGGGCTGTGTGGCCTACGACCCGGCCTTCTCCTTCGAGATCGCGCACATCGTGCAGGACGGTCTGCGCCGGATGTACGGCCCGACCGCGGACGGCAAGCCCGGCGAGGACGTCTTCTACTACCTCACCGTCTACAACGAGCCGATCCAGCACCCGGCCGAGCCGGAGAACGTGGACGTCGAGGGCATCCTCAAGGGCATCCACCGCTTCAGCGAGGGCACCGCGGGCTCGATCCCGGCGCAGATCATGGCGTCCGGGGTGGCGGTGCCGTGGGCGGTCGAGGCGCAGCGGATCCTCGCCGAGGAGTGGAACGTGAAGGCCGACATCTGGTCGGCGACCTCCTTCAACGAGCTGCGGCGCGAGGCCGTGACCTGCGAGGAGCACAACCTGCTGCACCCCGAGGAGGAGCAGCGGGTGCCGTACGTGACCCGCAAGCTGTCCGGCGCTCAGGGGCCGTTCGTGGCCGTCTCCGACTGGATGCGGTCGGTTCCGGACCAGATCGCGCGGTGGGTGCCGGGCACCTACCAGTCGCTGGGCGCGGACGGCTTCGGCTTCGCGGACACCCGTGGCGCGGCCCGCCGGTTCTTCCACATCGACGCCCAGTCGATCGTGCTGGCGGTGCTCACGGAGCTGGCCAAGGAGGGGAAGGTGGACCGTTCGGCGCTGAAGCAGGCGATCGACCGGTACCAGTTGCTGGATGTGTCGGCGGCGGACCCGGGCGCGGCAGGCGGCGACGCGTAGAGCTCCGCTCGCGAGCGGCTGGAGGGCCGGGGGCATCTGCCTCCCGGCCCTTCCTCATTTCCTACGATGCCGGGATGAAGGAGAGAACCGCGCAGGTCCGTTGGGAACAGCGCACGCAACAGCCGCTGATGGCGCTGGCAGTGGTGTTCGCCGTCGCGTACGCCGTGCCGATCGTGGTCACGCCGGCGGGCCCCGGGCTGGCGCGTGCGTGCACGACGGTGGAGTGGGTGGTGTGGGGGGCGTTCGCGGCGGACTACCTGGTGCGGCTGTGGCTGGCCGAGCGGCGGGTGGATTTCGTACGGCGGCACTGGCTCGACCTGTGCGCGGTGGTGCTGCCGCTGCTGCGGCCGCTGCAGCTGCTGCGGGTGGTGTCGGCGCTGATGCTGGTGGGCCGGCGGGCGCGGATGGCCTCGCAGGTCAAGCTGACGACGTACGTGGTGGGCTCGGTCGTCGGACTGCTGATGTTCGGTTCGCTGGCGGTGTTGTCCGTGGAGCGGGACTCGCCGGATGGGAACATCAAGACGCTGGGTGACGCGGTGTGGTGGTCCTTCACCACGATGACGACCGTGGGCTACGGCGACCACGCGCCGACCACCGGTCTGGGCCGCATACTCGCGGTGGGCCTGATGCTCTCCGGCATCGCCCTCCTCGGTGTGGTGACGGCGAACATCGCGGCGTGGTTCATCGCCCGCTTCGAGAAGGACGACGAAGTGGAACGCCGCCAGACCCAGGCGATCCAGTCGCTGACGGAGGAGATACGCCAGCTGCGTGCGGAGGTGGCGTCCCTGTCGGAACGCTCACCGACCGGTGGGTCCGCTCCCCCGCGTTAGCGGGGTTTCGCCGGATTCTCGGGCCGACGGCGCGCTGTCCCCCTCCGGCAGCGCGCCGCAGCACCGGGTGCCCTTCTGGTCGTACGGACTTGCCTGAGGAACATGCCGTACGGAGGGCTTGACCCACTGTGAACCGCGGCGCGTGCCGGGGACGAGGAATCTTTAGCTCTGTCACCCTGATAGGGGAAACAGGGCCGCGCTAGATGTGGGCCGCGCCCGCTCCCGCCTCGGCGTTCTCGCCGCGCTTGGTCAGGAAGGCGACCGCGACGGCCACCGCCGCGACAGCGGCCGCGACCAGGGACGCCAGGCTCATGCCGGAGATGAAGGTGTCGTGCGCGACGTCCGTGATCTTCGCGGCGATCTCCTGAGGGGTACCCGGGGCCACCGGAGCGACGCCCACCTGGACCGCCTCGGAAGCCTGTGCCTCCTGCGCCGCGGTCAGCTTCGGCAGGCCCGCGTCCGCCCAGTTCCCGGCGAAGTCGCTGTCCACCTTGGAGGCCATCACGGCACCCAGCACGGCCGTACCGAGGCTGCCGCCGATCTGCATCGCGGCCTGCTGGAGACCACCGGCGACACCGGAGAGCTCCATGGGGGCGTTGCCGACGATGACCTCGGTGGCGCCGACCATGACCGGCGCGAGACCGAGGCCGAGAAGGGCGAACCAGAGGGACATCAGGCCGCTGCCCGTGTCCGTCTCCAGCGTGGACATGCCGTACATGGCGATCGCCGTCAGTGCCATGCCGCCCGCCAGCGGGACCCGCGGGCCCAGCTTCGTGATCATCGCGCCCGCGAGCGGCGAGCCGACGATCATCATTCCGGTGAGCGGCAGCAGGTGCAGGCCCGCGTCGATCGGGCTCATGCCGTGCACGTTCTGGAGGTAGAACGTCACGAAGAACAGGCCGCCCATGAAGGCGATGGCCATGAGGACCATCAGGACCACGCCCGCCGACAGCGCGACCGAGCGGAACAGGCCCAGCGGGATCAGCGGCTCGCGGACCTTGGTCTCCCAGAACGCGAAGAAGGCGAAGAGCGCCACCGACACGACGATGAACGTCCACGTCTGGGCGTCGCCCCAGCCCCATTCCGGTGCCTTGATGAGCGCCCACACCAGGCAGAACATCGCGGCCGAGAGCAGCGCGATGCCGAGCAGGTCGAAGGAGCGCGGGGCGTTCTCGGCGCGGTGGTCGAGCAGGATCAGCACACCGAGGACGAGGGCGAGGACACCGACCGGCACGTTGATGAAGAACACCGACTGCCAGTTGACGTGCTCGACCAGGACACCGCCGAGGATCGGGCCGCCCGCGGTGGAGGCACCGATGACCATGCCCCAGATGCCGATCGCCATGTTGAGCTTCTCGGCCGGGAAGGTCGCCCGCAGCAGACCGAGCGCGGCCGGCATCAGCAGCGCGCCGAACAGACCCTGGAGCACCCGGAAGGCGACCACGAACCCGATGCTGCTGGACAGGCCGATCGCACCGGAGGCGGCCGCGAAGCCGACCACGCCGATGAGGAAGGTCTGCCGGTGCCCGAAGCGGTCGCCGAGCTTGCCCGCGGTGATCAGGGAGACCGCGAGCGCCAGGAAGTAACCGTTGGTGATCCACTGGACCTCGGCGAACGTGGCGCCCAGGTCCTTCTGGATGGCCGGGTTCGCGATGGCCACGATGGTGCCGTCCAGCGCCACCATCATCACGCCCACGGCGACGGTTATGAGCGTGAACCAGGGATGCCCACGAAGCCCTGAGGGCGGGACGGCGTCCTGGGGCGCCTTGTCGACGATGGTCTGACTAGTCATGCCCCGAGGCTAGTGACAGCCTCTGACAATTGACAAACCAATTCACAAGTCGGTAACTGACGGATATGCAAACACTCCGCGAACGCAAGAAGCAGCGCACCCGGATCGCCCTGCTTCGCGCGGCGCTCGAACTGTTCACCACCCGCGGCTACGAGGAGACGACGGTCGACGACATCGCCGCCGCCGTCGAGGTCTCCCAGCGCACCTTCTTCCGCTACTTCGCGAACAAGGAGGAGGCTGCCCTCGCCGTGCAGGAGATGACGGAGGACTACTACGTCGAGGCCGTACGGCGGCGGCCGCCCGAGGAGGCGCCGATGGAGGCGCTGCGGCAGGCCGTGGTGGAGGGCTGGGACGGACTCAGCGAGGTCATCGAGTCGGTCGTACCGGTGGAGTTGCACCTGCGCATGTACCGGCAGGTGGAGTCGACGCCCGCGCTGCTCGCCGCGCATCTGCGGCGCTCCGCGGAGACGGAGGAGCGGATCGCGCGCGTGCTGGCCGAGCGGGAGGGCCTCGACGTGGACGCCGATCCCCGGCCGCGGCTCGCGGTGGCGGTCTTCGGCGGGGTGATGCGGGTCACCGAACGGCAGTGGAGCATGGGCGACGACTTCAGCCTGGCCGGTATCCGCGAACTGACCATCTCCTACCTGGAACAGGTAGGACCCGCGCTGACCGAGAGCTGGCGCGACAGCTGAACTTCCGCTAGCACGAAACGTGATCCCCGTCACTCGGTTAACGGGAGACTCGTTCGTTCTCCTAGTGTGTCCTCCCAGTGACTTCCTTCGACACGCCCCCGCAACTGAACGTCTGGCGCGCGCTGCTCGCGCTGGCCGTGGTGTTCGTCATGCTGGCGACCACCGGCTGGACCGCCCTGCGCAACCAGCGCCCGACGCCCGCGCTCCAGGCCTCGCTGTCCGCCTGGGAGCACGGCCGGATCGCCGGTCACCGGCTGCCCTCCCCGGACTCCGAGCCCGCGCTGCTGTCCCGGTTCTTCGCCACGCTCACCAGCGACCAGAGCACCGCCCTGGTGCGCCGCTACCCGCTCGCGGTCGGCAACATGAACGGCGCCCCGGTGAAGCTGCGCTACCGCGCCAACCGTGTCGCACTGCTCCAGGCCCGCAAGGTCGAGCTGAAGCGCATGCACGACAAACGGCTCTCGCCCGCGGGGCAGCAGGAGGCCGGCGAGCGGATGAACCGCTACGAGGCGCTGATGAGCCCCGGCCGGCACATCCTCGCCTTCGACCCCGCGGGCTCGGGCCGGGTCGCCGAGGTCTTCGGCGATCTCGACCGCGCCGACCGGGTCTCCGTCGTCGTCCCCGGCGTCGACACCGATCTGCTCACCTTCCAGCGCACCTACCGCAAGTACTCGGCACCGGTCGGCATGGCGCAGTCGCTGTACGCGGCCGAGCGCACCGCCGCCCCGTTCACACGCACCGCCGTGATCGCCTGGGCCGACTACACCGCGCCCGGCGGACTCGGCATCGACTCGGCCACCGCGGGCCGTGCCGCGGGCGGCGCCGTGCGGCTGAACGCGCTCGTGCGGGCGCTGCCCGGGAACGCGCCGGTGTCGCTGTTCTGCCACAGCTACGGCTCGGTGGTGTGCGGGGTCGCCGCGCACACGACGCCGGAGCGGGTGACCGACATCGCGGTGGCCGGCAGCCCCGGGATGCGCGTCGCCAAGGCCGCCCATCTGGGCACCTCGGCGCGGGTCTGGGCGATGCGGGACGCCGACGACTGGATCCAGGACGTGCCGAACCTGGAGCTGGGCGGGCTCGGCCATGGCGCCGACCCGATGTCCTCGGAGTTCGGGGCGCGGGTGCTGTCGGCGGCGGACGCCGAGGGGCACAGCGGGTACTTCGAACCGGGCACGGACAGCGTGCGCAACTTCGCCGGGATCGGAGTTGGCGCGTATGACTCGGTGCGCTGCGCCGGAGATGACGAAGAATGTCGGGAGGGTTTGTCCGGCGGCGCGACGGCCGGACGCGCGTAGAGGCGCAGAAACTACGGTCTGCGCGAGGAGGCGACGGAGGAGCTCGTGCCGCATACGATGAGCCGCATGGGTGACGTACTGGCCGGATTTCATGCCGCCTGGGAGTTCGAGTCCGACTCCGTGCTCATCCGTTACGAACGGGGGATTCGAACACCTAAGCTCCTACAGGCGCTCGGGGAGCGCCGGGTGCCGCTGTCGGCGGTCTCCGCGGTGACCCTGGCGCCCGGCAAGCGCGGCACCGTGGTGCTGCGCGCGGAGCTGCGGCCCGGGGCCGATCCGCTGCTGGAGGCGGCCGACGGGCAGTTGAAGGAAGGGTGCGATCCGTACCGGCTGGTGCTGCCGGCCGAGCGGGAGACGCTCGCCGAGTACTACGCCGACGAACTGGCGGCACAGTTGACGGAGACCGGTCCGGCGGACCGTTTCCTGGTGCCGGCGCCCGAACCGCCCCGGTCGTTCAAGGCGTACGACGGCAAGGCGTCCTTCGACGGGCGCACGGTCTCCTTCCGCTGGTTCTGGACGGGCGCGTCCTCGGCGAAGTGGAAGGCCGGCGACCAGTCCTTCGCGATCAGTGAGCTGAGCGGGGTCGAGTGGCGCTCCCCCGAGGTCTTCGAGGGTCATCTACGGCTGCTGCGGCGCGGGGAGACCGGCCCGGCGCAGGTGGACCATGATCCGGCGGCGGTGGTGTTCGGTCTCGGATACGGGCCGGTGCACGAGTCACTGCCGTTCGCGGCGGCGGTCCTCGCAGCCGTACGGCAGTGCGGTCCGGCGCCGGTCGCGGCGGTTCCCCGCCGCGACCCGGCCGACATCGCCGAGCGGATCCGTCATCTCGGGGAACTTCACCAGGCCGGGCTGGTCACCGATGAGGAATTCTCCGTGAAGAAGGCGGAGTTGCTGGCGGAGCTGTGAGAATCACTCCCTGCCCGCGGACGTGAACGTCATGTCCGCGTACCGGTCCCCCGCCACCTGAGCCGCGATCGGGTCCAGCAACGCCAGTTGCTCACCCGTCAGTTGGATCCTGGTGGCGCCCGTGTTCTCCTCCACCCGGGTGGGCTTGCGGGTGCCGGGGATCGGGACGACCGGGAGGTTGTGGACCTCGGTCTGCTGCTGGACCCAGGCCAGGGCGATCTGGCCGAGGGAGGCGCCGTGGGAGTCGGCGACCTTGCGGACGGGGGCCAGCAGGGCCGCGTTGGCGGTGGCGTTGTCGCCGGTGAAACGGGGCTGTTGGCGGCGGAAGTCACCGGCGGTGAGGTCCTTGTCGGCCGAGCCGAAGGAGCCCGCGAGGAAACCCCGGCCGAGCGGCGAGTACGGCACCAGGGCCACGCCCAGCTCCTGGGCCGCGGGCACCACCTGCGCCTCGATGTCCCGGCTGAACAGCGACCACTCCGACTGCACGGCCGCGATGGGATGCACGGCGTGCGCGGCGCGCAGTTCGGCGGCCGTGACCTCGCTCAGGCCCAGATGCTTGACCTTGCCCTCCCGCACCAGCTCGGCCATGACGGCGACGGTGTCCTCGATGGGGACGTTCACATCACGCCGGTGCATGTAGTAGAGATCGATCGTCTCGACGTCCAGACGCTTCAGGCTCGCCTCGACTGCCTGCCGGATGTAGGACGCGTCATTGCGGATGACCCGTCGGGTCGGCTCGTCCGGCGGGATCGACAGGGCGAACTTGGTCGCGATGACGACCTCGTCGCGGTGGGCCCGGAAGAACGGGGACAGGAAGAGTTCGTTCTCGCCGGCGCCGTAGGCGTCCGCCGTGTCGTAGAGGGTGACGCCCAGTTCCAGGGCCCGTTCCAGGGTGGCCCGGGACTCCTTGGCGTCCGAGGGGCCGTAGGCGAAGCTCATGCCCATGCAGCCGAGGCCCTGCACCCCCGTCTCGGGGCCTGTGTCGCCGAGGCGTGCGGTCGCGATCCTGCTGTTCTCGGTCATCGGGGCCTTTCCGACGCCAGGGCCTGCCCGGCGTCGCCGTAGAAAGCGATCTTGCGGTCGAGCACGGCGAGCGTGTCCTGGAGTTCGGCGATCCGGGACAGCACGTCCCGGCGGGTCTCCTCCAGGAGTTCGTAGCGCTCGCCATAGGTGTGGTCGCCCTCGCGCACCAGCTCGGCGTACCGGACCATGTCGGCGACCGGCATTCCGGTGAGCCGCAGCTTGCCGACGAGGTCGAGCCAGTCCAGGTCGCGGTTGCTGTACCGGCGCTGGCCGGTGTGCGAGCGGTCGATGTGCGGCATCAGGCCGATCCGCTCGTACCAGCGCAGGGTGTGCGCGGTCAGGCCGGTGAACGCGGCGACCTCGCTGATCGTGTAGCTGTCCTGGCCGTCCGGGCGCCGGCCGGGGCTCAGTGGCCCCGCGCAGATGTCGGTCCTGGTGGCCGTGGTCTCCGTCACCGTCATGCGCTCAACGCTATGGCCTTGGAGTGGACTCCAAGCAAGCCGAAAGGGTAAGAAAACCACGGGACATGACGTGATCGCCCTGGCTAGCGTGCGGGACATGAGTCTCGTACGCCGTGCCACGACCGAGGACGCCGTCGAAGTACTGCGGCTGCGTCAGGTGATGATCGACTCACTGGCGGCCGCGCCGGGTGCCACCGACTGGCACCCGCGGTCGCTGCCGGCCCTGCGCGACCGACTGGCCGGTCCGGACGGGGAGTTCGCGGCATACGTCGTCGACCACCCGGAGCGGCCGGGGGCGTTGGCGGCTCTGGCCGCGGGCACGCTGGAGTACCGCATCGGGCGGGCCGGGAATCCACAGGGGCTGATCGGGTACGTCTTCAGCGTCGCGACCGACCCCGAGGCGCGGCGCCGCGGGTACGCACGCGCGTGCATGGAGGAACTGCTGGACTGGTTCCGCGACCAGGGCGCCGGATATGTCATGCTCACCGCCTCCCCGGACGCCGAACCGCTGTACACCTCACTCGGCTTCACCCGGGACCCCGACCCCTCGATGCGGCTGCACCTCTGAGCGGCTTAGGCTCACTGGCATGTCGCTGAGCAGTCTTGCGTTGATCGAGAACTGGCCGGTCCCCACCGCCGCCGCGGGTGTCGTGCGGGCGGACGGGACGGTGCTGGGTACCCACGGCCCGGCCGGGCACCGCTTCCCGCTCGCCTCGGTCACCAAGCCGCTGGCCGCGTACGCCGCACTGGTCGCCTACGAGGAGGGCGCGGTCGAGCTCGACGAGCCGGCCGGTCCCGCGGGCTCGACGGTGCGGCATCTGCTCGCGCACACCTCGGGGCTCGCCTTCGACGAGCACCGGGTGACGGCCCCGCCCGGGGAGCGGCGGCTGTACTCCAACGCCGGGTTCGAGCAGCTCGGGGACCACATCGCGAAGGCTACGGACATCCCGTTCGCGGAGTATCTGCGGCAGGCGGTGCTGGCGCCGCTGGGCATGACGGCGACCTCGCTGGAGGGCTCTCCCGCCAAGGACGGGGTGTCCACGGTCGAGGATCTGCTGCGGTTCGCGGCCGAGGTGCAGGCGCCGCGGCTGCTGGACCCGCGGACGGTGGCCGAGGCGATGACCGTGCAGTACCCGGGGACCAAGGGCGTGCTGCCGGGGTACGGGCACCAGAACCCCAACGACTGGGGGCTCGGTTTCGAGATCCGCGACGGCAAGTCCCCGCACTGGACGGGCTCCTCGTCCTCGCCGCGCACCTTCGGGCACTTCGGCCAGTCCGGCACGTTCCTGTGGATCGACCCGGACGCCGGACTCGCGTGCGTGGCGCTGACGGACCGGGCGTTCGGGCCCTGGGCGGTCGAGGTCTGGCCGGTGTTCACCGACGCGGTACTGGCGGAGCTGCGCCGGTAGCCGCCGGTGGCACCGGCCGACCTCGCCCAGGACGGTCGCGCCTAGGACAAGGGGAACCGGCGCTCGCAGTCACGGCTGACGGAGTCGCCGGGGTCGGCGAACGCGCTGTCGCTGGAGCCGCCGTCGCAGGTCACCCAGTCGTTGCCGCCGACGCCGTCACTGGCGTTGACGGAGTCGTTGCCACCGCCGGTCGTGATGACGTCCGTGCCGGATCCGGCGTTCACCGAGCTGCTCACGGCCACACCCACGGACAGCACGTCCGACCAGTTGCCCAGCGAGAAGGCGAGCCGGGTGGCGGTGGCGGTGGCGCCGCAGGCGGCCGCGGTCGAGCTCAGCCGGGTGCAGCCCGGTCCCGCGGTGATGCCCGACTGGTCCTCGACTATGAGGCGGCCGCTGGCGGACGACACGGTGACGTAGTTGCTGACGCCGCTGCGCGCGTTCAGCGAGACGGTCCCGCTGCTGCGGACCACCGTGGACCCGGGCGGCTCCTGCGCGACGGCGGGTGCGGCGAACGCGGTCACGAGGACTCCCGCGGCGAGGGCGGGGGCGACGACGTGCTTCAGGGCGCTGACGGTCTTCATGCTGGGCTTTCTCCTTGTACGGGAGAGGGCGCCGGGGCCGGCGGCCTCGAACCCAGCCAAACAGTCAGTGATCACTACCGCACTGTCTGCTACGTACGTTCGGGTTTCGAGCCCTCGTTCGAAAACGCCGCCGCCATTTCCCACAGCAGCACTTCCGCACCCGCGTCCGCGACCAGTTCCGCGTCCCGTGCGCCCGTGATCCGCGCCGCGTCACCGGGCCCCAACTCCACGCCGTCGAGCCGCACTTCACCGCGTACGACATGGACGTAGACGTACGCCCCGTCCGGCACCGCGGTCCGCTCCCCCGCCCCCAGCCGTCGGACGTGCAGCAGCGCGCCCGCCTCCGGGATCGCGTACGGCGTCGAATCCGCGATGCCGTGCACGATCTCGTAGACCGGGGTGCCGCCGGGGTTCAGCGGGGCCAGCCAGGTCTGGACGAAGGTGAGCGGGGCGGTGCCGTCGTTGCGTTCCACATGGCGGACGCCTGCCGCCGAGCTCAGGCGTTGCACATCGCCGGGGCGGACCAGGGTTTCGTGACCCTGGGAGTCTCGGTGGGTCAGCTCGCCCTCCACCACCCACGTGATGATCTCGGTGTGGCTGTGCGGGTGTTCGTCGAAGCCCGCGCCCGGCGCGAGCCGTTCCTCGTTGCACGCGATCATCGCGCCGAAGCGGAGGTTGTCCGGGTCGTAGTGGGGGCCGAAGGAGAAGGCGTGCCGGGAGGAGATTCCCGCTGCCGCCTCGCCGCCTGGGTAGCGCTCAGCCGCGCGCCGTACATCCGTCACGGACCCCACCGTAGACCCCGGCAGCGCACAGTCCCGTCCGGATAAGGCAGTCTTGTCCCCGTGCCCGAACCCGAAGCCCGTAAGTCCGAAGCCGCAGCACATGACGCCCACCCGCACTCCGCGACCCTGAAGCGGCTGGAGAAGTCCTCCGGATCCCTCGCCGCCCAGGCCATCACGCGCATGGACGAGACGCTGCCGTGGTACCGGGCGATGCCCCCGGAGAACCGTTCCTGGATCGGGCTGGTCGCCCAGGCCGGTATCGCGGCCTTCACCGAGTGGTTCCGGCATCCCGATGCCCCTCAGGCCATCTCCACCGATGTGTTCGGGACGGCGCCCCGGGAGCTGACCCGGGCCATCACCCTGCGGCAGACCGTGGAGATGGTGCGGACCACCATCGAAGTCATGGAGTCCGCCATCGACGAGGTGGCCGCCCCGGGCGACGAGTCCCTGCTGCGCGAGGCGCTCCTGGTCTACGCCCGCGAGATCGCCTTCGCCACCGCCCAGGTCTATGCCCAGGCCGCCGAGGCACGCGGTGCCTGGGACGCCCGCCTGGAGTCGCTGGTGGTGAACGCGGTGCTGAGCGGGGAGGCCGACGAGGGCGCCGTCTCCCGGGCCGCCGCGCTCGGCTGGAACTCGCCCGAGCATGTGTGCGTGGTGCTCGGCACCGCCCCCGACGGGGACTCCGAGCTGACCGTCGAGGCCATCCGGCGGGCCGCCCGGCACGCCAAGCTCCAGGTGCTCACCGGGGTGCTCGGGGACCGGCTGGTCGTCATCGCCGGCGGCAACGACAATCCGCTCGCCGTGGCCAAGTCGCTGATCGGCCCGTATGCCGCCGGACCGGTGGTCGCCGGGCCCATCGTGCCGGACCTGCTGGCCGCCACCCGCTCCGCGCAGGCCGCCGCCGCCGGGCTCAAGGCGTGTTCCGCCTGGCAGGACGCCCCACGGCCGGTACTGGCGGACGACCTGCTTCCGGAACGCGCCATCGCCGGGGATCCCAGCGCGCGCGAGCAGTTGGTGGAGGAGATCTACAGACCACTGGAGGAGGCCGGGTCCGCGCTCCTGGAGACCCTCTCCGTCTATCTGGAACAGGCGAGCAGTCTCGAAGGCGCCGCCCGGATGCTCTTCGTGCATCCCAACACCGTGCGCTACCGGCTTCGACGTGTGACTGACGTCACCGGTTGGTCGCCTTCGGATGTACGCTCCGCGTTCACGCTGCGGATCGCGCTGATCCTGGGACGTCTGGTCGACGGGGATCCTCAGCCATAGGGTTTTGTCGGGGCCCCACA
Encoded proteins:
- the fasR gene encoding fatty acid biosynthesis transcriptional regulator FasR — translated: MPEPEARKSEAAAHDAHPHSATLKRLEKSSGSLAAQAITRMDETLPWYRAMPPENRSWIGLVAQAGIAAFTEWFRHPDAPQAISTDVFGTAPRELTRAITLRQTVEMVRTTIEVMESAIDEVAAPGDESLLREALLVYAREIAFATAQVYAQAAEARGAWDARLESLVVNAVLSGEADEGAVSRAAALGWNSPEHVCVVLGTAPDGDSELTVEAIRRAARHAKLQVLTGVLGDRLVVIAGGNDNPLAVAKSLIGPYAAGPVVAGPIVPDLLAATRSAQAAAAGLKACSAWQDAPRPVLADDLLPERAIAGDPSAREQLVEEIYRPLEEAGSALLETLSVYLEQASSLEGAARMLFVHPNTVRYRLRRVTDVTGWSPSDVRSAFTLRIALILGRLVDGDPQP
- a CDS encoding pirin family protein; this translates as MTDVRRAAERYPGGEAAAGISSRHAFSFGPHYDPDNLRFGAMIACNEERLAPGAGFDEHPHSHTEIITWVVEGELTHRDSQGHETLVRPGDVQRLSSAAGVRHVERNDGTAPLTFVQTWLAPLNPGGTPVYEIVHGIADSTPYAIPEAGALLHVRRLGAGERTAVPDGAYVYVHVVRGEVRLDGVELGPGDAARITGARDAELVADAGAEVLLWEMAAAFSNEGSKPERT
- a CDS encoding DUF4429 domain-containing protein; amino-acid sequence: MSRMGDVLAGFHAAWEFESDSVLIRYERGIRTPKLLQALGERRVPLSAVSAVTLAPGKRGTVVLRAELRPGADPLLEAADGQLKEGCDPYRLVLPAERETLAEYYADELAAQLTETGPADRFLVPAPEPPRSFKAYDGKASFDGRTVSFRWFWTGASSAKWKAGDQSFAISELSGVEWRSPEVFEGHLRLLRRGETGPAQVDHDPAAVVFGLGYGPVHESLPFAAAVLAAVRQCGPAPVAAVPRRDPADIAERIRHLGELHQAGLVTDEEFSVKKAELLAEL
- a CDS encoding MerR family transcriptional regulator, with translation MTVTETTATRTDICAGPLSPGRRPDGQDSYTISEVAAFTGLTAHTLRWYERIGLMPHIDRSHTGQRRYSNRDLDWLDLVGKLRLTGMPVADMVRYAELVREGDHTYGERYELLEETRRDVLSRIAELQDTLAVLDRKIAFYGDAGQALASERPR
- a CDS encoding GNAT family N-acetyltransferase, which codes for MSLVRRATTEDAVEVLRLRQVMIDSLAAAPGATDWHPRSLPALRDRLAGPDGEFAAYVVDHPERPGALAALAAGTLEYRIGRAGNPQGLIGYVFSVATDPEARRRGYARACMEELLDWFRDQGAGYVMLTASPDAEPLYTSLGFTRDPDPSMRLHL
- a CDS encoding serine hydrolase domain-containing protein; translated protein: MSLSSLALIENWPVPTAAAGVVRADGTVLGTHGPAGHRFPLASVTKPLAAYAALVAYEEGAVELDEPAGPAGSTVRHLLAHTSGLAFDEHRVTAPPGERRLYSNAGFEQLGDHIAKATDIPFAEYLRQAVLAPLGMTATSLEGSPAKDGVSTVEDLLRFAAEVQAPRLLDPRTVAEAMTVQYPGTKGVLPGYGHQNPNDWGLGFEIRDGKSPHWTGSSSSPRTFGHFGQSGTFLWIDPDAGLACVALTDRAFGPWAVEVWPVFTDAVLAELRR
- a CDS encoding aldo/keto reductase, whose product is MTENSRIATARLGDTGPETGVQGLGCMGMSFAYGPSDAKESRATLERALELGVTLYDTADAYGAGENELFLSPFFRAHRDEVVIATKFALSIPPDEPTRRVIRNDASYIRQAVEASLKRLDVETIDLYYMHRRDVNVPIEDTVAVMAELVREGKVKHLGLSEVTAAELRAAHAVHPIAAVQSEWSLFSRDIEAQVVPAAQELGVALVPYSPLGRGFLAGSFGSADKDLTAGDFRRQQPRFTGDNATANAALLAPVRKVADSHGASLGQIALAWVQQQTEVHNLPVVPIPGTRKPTRVEENTGATRIQLTGEQLALLDPIAAQVAGDRYADMTFTSAGRE